The following proteins are co-located in the Leptodactylus fuscus isolate aLepFus1 chromosome 8, aLepFus1.hap2, whole genome shotgun sequence genome:
- the SMARCAL1 gene encoding SWI/SNF-related matrix-associated actin-dependent regulator of chromatin subfamily A-like protein 1 — protein sequence MSGCLTEEQKRRMEENRQKALARRAERLAAQKSRINQNALSITTIKPQPPGGAHVQRLQPAFSLTAANSVRYPGNTNAPSKILQANPTPPAAQTPAAPAHTTSNKPQMTPDYTANISNVTMGRTFHSDVTNNFLQDSSRPPSNSHNTYNVHSGSGKVGVETVKSPSNASKFYGSGIVTAGVKAVAAPPRTEGREATGSVSSADAAPAKKTTVSIKGRCVRHGEERFRVEVGYNAELIFLFKGIPSKSYDPATKMWNFSLEDYMSLMTEVQRLQNVTLKPLEGMEDVKIPAQLSTASGGANVNALLAMCNTWQRPNATEKGKCLLVSRSRFEVDMGYHAEVIGLFKQMNSRNYDMKTRKWSFLLEDYQRLMEALLKIQQVEVEPLPKPVVQAFASQFEKTSVSRPEVPDVDLSALDSKLVSSLMPFQREGVCFAISREGRLLLADDMGLGKTIQAICIAAYYRTEWPLLVVAPSSVRFTWAEAFQRWLPSISSDSINVIVTGRDSQSASLINIVSFDLLGKMDKTITSNFKVIIIDESHFLKNVKTARCKSAMPLLKSAKRVVLLSGTPAMSRPAELYTQIAAVAPSSFPRFHEFGVRYCDAKQMPWGWDYSGSSNMNELKLLLEESIMIRRLKSDVLSQLPAKQRKMVVVSPDGMNAKTKAALAAAAKEMAQGFKNKVQEKEALLLFYNRTAEAKIRCVIEYILDLLESGREKFLVFAHHKLVLDSVCDELEKKNMGFIRIDGTTSSADRQLLCQKFQFSEKSCVAVLSITAANMGLTLSSADLVVFAELFWNPGVLIQAEDRVHRIGQTSSVNIHYLVAKGTADDYLWPLIQGKIKVLGQAGLSETNFSETTESADFFYKDPKQKTIYDLFQRSFSEDGAADDADEALLLEACEEFDQEISEGSLCKKRKIDDYF from the exons ATGTCTGGTTGTCTGACCGAGGAGCAGAAGCGGCGAATGGAGGAGAACAGGCAGAAGGCTTTGGCCAGGAGAGCGGAGCGACTCGCCGCCCAGAAAAGCAGAATCAATCAGAATGCGCTTTCCATTACTACCATCAAGCCTCAGCCACCCGGGGGCGCACACGTGCAACGTTTGCAGCCGGCCTTCAGTCTTACTGCGGCCAATAGTGTCAGATATCCCGGAAACACAAATGCACCTAGTAAAATCCTACAGGCGAATCCCACTCCCCCGGCAGCACAGACCCCGGCCGCTCCGGCACACACAACGAGTAATAAACCACAGATGACCCCTGATTATACCGCCAACATCTCGAATGTGACTATGGGACGAACGTTTCACTCAGATGTTACCAATAACTTTCTCCAAGACTCCTCCAGACCTCCCAGTAACTCGCATAACACTTACAAtgtccattcaggatccgggaaAGTTGGGGTGGAGACAGTAAAGAGCCCCAGTAACGCTTCTAAATTTTATGGCTCGGGGATAGTCACAGCTGGTGTGAAGGCTGTGGCGGCCCCACCGCGGACGGAAGGGAGGGAGGCAACGGGCAGTGTTAGTAGCGCAGATGCTGCACCTGCCAAAAAAACCACAGTCAGTATAAAAGGAAGGTGCGTCCGACATGGAGAGGAGCGGTTCCGGGTCGAGGTCGGATATAACGCAGAACTCATCTTCCTCTTCAAAGGGATTCCCAGCAAGAGCTACG ATCCTGCGACTAAAATGTGGAATTTCAGCCTGGAGGATTACATGAGTCTGA TGACCGAAGTCCAGAGGCTGCAAAATGTCACCCTGAAACCCCTGGAAGGAATGGAGGACGTTAAAATCCCAGCACAACTTTCCACAGCAAGCGGGGGCGCCAATGTCAATGCTCTTCTAGCCATGTGCAACACCTGGCAGAGGCCGAATGCCACCGAGAAGGGCAAGTGCCTCTTGGTCTCCCGTTCTCGCTTCGAGGTGGACATGGGGTATCACGCGGAGGTCATCGGTCTGTTCAAGCAGATGAACTCGCGGAATTACG ACATGAAAACCAGAAAATGGAGCTTCCTCCTGGAGGATTACCAGAGGCTGA TGGAGGCGTTACTTAAGATACAGCAGGTAGAGGTGGAGCCGCTCCCAAAACCTGTGGTACAGGCCTTCGcctctcagtttgagaaaacCTCTGTAAGTCGCCCCGAGGTCCCGGACGTTGACCTGTCGGCACTGGACTCCAAGCTGGTCAGCAGCCTGATGCCCTTCCAGAGGGAGGGGGTTTG CTTTGCAATCTCCCGTGAGGGTCGTCTGCTCCTGGCTGATGACATGGGCCTGGGAAAAACGATCCAGGCCATCTGCATCGCTGCTTATTACAGGACCGAGTGGCCGCTCCTTGTGGTGGCCCCTTCGTCTGTCAGGTTTACCTGGGCTGAG GCTTTCCAGAGATGGCTGCCATCCATCAGCTCAGACAGCATCAACGTCATCGTCACAGGTCGCGACAGCCAGTCCGCCAGCCTCATCAACATCGTCAGCTTCGACCTCCTCGGGAAGATGGACAAAACCATCACCTCCAATTTCAAAGTCATTATTATA gaTGAATCTCATTTTCTGAAGAACGTGAAGACGGCCAGATGTAAGTCCGCCATGCCCTTGTTAAAG AGTGCGAAGAGAGTCGTCCTGCTGTCCGGCACTCCAGCCATGTCCAGACCGGCAGAGCTGTACACCCAGATCGCTGCCGTCGCGCCCAGCTCTTTCCCACGATTCCATGAGTTTGGTGTCCGTTACTGTGACGCTAAACAG ATGCCTTGGGGTTGGGATTACTCCGGATCCTCGAACATGAACGAGCTGAAGCTCCTGCTGGAAGAATCCATAATGATCAGACGGCTCAAGTCCGACGTTCTCTCCCAGCTGCCGGCCAAACAGCGGAAAATGGTGGTCGTCTCTCCTGACGGCATGAATGCAAAGACAAAAGCGGCATTAGCTGCGGCGGCCAAAGAGATGGCGCAAGGCTTCAAAAAT AAAGTGCAGGAGAAAGAAGCTCTGCTCCTCTTCTACAACCGGACAGCAGAAGCCAAAATACGATGTGTTAT AGAATACATCCTGGATCTTCTGGAGAGCGGGCGAGAGAAGTTCCTGGTGTTCGCCCATCACAAGCTGGTACTTGACAGTGTCTGTGACGAGCTGGAGAAAAAG AACATGGGATTTATCCGCATTGATGGAACCACGTCCTCGGCCGATCGCCAGTTACTCTGCCAAAAATTTCAGTTTTCAGAGAAGTCGTGTGTCGCTGTGTTGTCCATCACAGCTGCCAACATGGGGCTGACCTTGTCGTCTGCAGATTTAGTGGTGTTTGCAGAGTTATTCTGGAACCCCGGG GTTTTGATTCAGGCAGAAGATCGGGTGCACAGAATAGGACAGACGAGCTCCGTGAATATTCACTACCTGGTAGCAAAAGGAACAGCGGACGACTACTTGTG GCCACTGATCCAGGGTAAGATCAAGGTCTTGGGCCAGGCAGGTCTGTCAGAGACTAATTTTTCAGAAACAACAGAATCTGCTGACTTTTTCTataag GACCCAAAACAGAAGACCATCTATGACCTTTTCCAGCGGTCGTTCTCTGAGGATGGGGCTGCAGATGACGCAGATGAAGCGCTGCTACTGGAGGCTTGTGAAGAGTTTGACCAAGAAATCTCCGAAGGAAGTCTCTGCAAGAAAAGGAAAATCGATGACTACTTCTAA